TCGCCAACTGCTCGGCCTGTCGCCGGCCGACGTCGTCGAGGTCGACGTCACTGCTGCCGGCATAACGGTTCTCGGCGTGCCAGACGGTCCTGCCGTGCCGGGAGAGGATCAGTTCGGTGCTCACGGTTCTCCGGTTCTCGGGTCTGGTGCGGGTCGGTGTGATGCCGTGGGTGGCGGGCGCCGGATGGCGGCGGGCTCGGACCGGGGACTCACCCGACCAGCCACCCGCGGGTGCGCAGGGCCGCCTCGAAGGCGTCGTAGGAGTCGTCGAACCGAGCGGCCCTGACGGGGTCGGGGTGGTAGGTCCGACCCACCCGCACCATCCGCTCGGCCGTGGACGCGACCTCGCCCGGGCCCGCCGCGGCGAGAACCGCTGCGCCGACGCAGGCCTCGGAGCTCTCCATGATCCGGACCGGCACACCGAGCAGGTCGCAGCGGAGCTGGTTCCAGTACTCGTTCGCCGTGCTGCCGCCGGAGAAGCTGACCGGTCCGGCGACCTGTGCGCCGAGCGCGGCGAGCCGCCGGTAGGCGAGCCGCTCGGTGAAGGCGATGCCCTGGAGGATCGCGCCGAACCGGGCGGCCCGCCCCTCCGGGACCCCCTCACTGAAGCCCTCCGCGCCGGCGGCGGCGAACGGGAACCGCTCGCCGGCCGTCGTCAGCGGGTAGCAGACACCCGGGATCACCTCGAGATCCGCTGCCTCGGCCGTGATCCGACCCAGGTCGACGCCGGCGAACTCGCGGCCGACGATGCCGGCACCGATGTTGGAGGCGCCGCCCGGCAGCCAGCCGCCGTCCGGGCTGCGGTGGGCGTAGACGGCGCCGGTCGGATCGACGAGCGGCGCCGACGAGGTGCCCTTGATGACCAGCGTGGTGCCGAGGGCGGAGCTCCAGGTGCCCGGACGCAGCGCGCCGCCGGCGATCTGGGCGGCGCACCCGTCCGTGGTCCCGGCGCGCACCGGTGTTCCGGCCGGGATCCCGGTCTCCTCCGCGGCCCGGTCGCCGACCGTGCCGATCGGCGCCGACGGCAGTACCAGGCCGGGCAGTACGGCCGGGTCGATGCCGAGTGCGTCGAACACCGCCGTCGGCCAGGCGATGTCGACCAGGTCCGCACCGGTCTTCAGCGCCTGGTTGATGTCGGTGGGTGTGGCGAGGCCGGTCAGCCGGGAGTTGATGTGGTCGCCCTGGTGCACCACTCGCCCGCCGGTCGGGACGAGACCCGCTGCGAGCAGCCACATCACGCGCGGCAGTGCCCAACTGCGCTGCAGGGTGATGCCGGCCCGTGCCCACACATCGGCCCCGGCGGCCGCGGCGGTCGGCGCCAGGTCACCGGCCCGGCCGTCGTCGTACATGATCCCCGGGGTCACCGGACGCAGGTCCGGACCCTCCACCAGCACCGTGCCCGA
This window of the Nakamurella alba genome carries:
- a CDS encoding FGGY-family carbohydrate kinase; its protein translation is MLHRPDPDALYLGIDLGTQGVRAALVAIGDAPADPGTAARPGSTAAGTVATATHPLRSRREGDRHEQDPDDWWTAVRAVSRQVIASVRESGDHRPIAGVSVDATSGTVLVEGPDLRPVTPGIMYDDGRAGDLAPTAAAAGADVWARAGITLQRSWALPRVMWLLAAGLVPTGGRVVHQGDHINSRLTGLATPTDINQALKTGADLVDIAWPTAVFDALGIDPAVLPGLVLPSAPIGTVGDRAAEETGIPAGTPVRAGTTDGCAAQIAGGALRPGTWSSALGTTLVIKGTSSAPLVDPTGAVYAHRSPDGGWLPGGASNIGAGIVGREFAGVDLGRITAEAADLEVIPGVCYPLTTAGERFPFAAAGAEGFSEGVPEGRAARFGAILQGIAFTERLAYRRLAALGAQVAGPVSFSGGSTANEYWNQLRCDLLGVPVRIMESSEACVGAAVLAAAGPGEVASTAERMVRVGRTYHPDPVRAARFDDSYDAFEAALRTRGWLVG